tagagagagggagatatGGAGCAGATGCCACATGGAGCCGCTTTCAAGTAGAGTTGGCCAATACAAGCTTCTTCGGAGCACCGAATAGTTAACACCCTTACTGGCTTAAAGCATATGTTAGGCTCATAGAGATCATGTAGAGtttgattaaaataattgacaaaaacaaaaaaccaaccaactagtttttcatataaaaactttcaaTTTTAGCTTCGCCTTTTGATGATGTTAGCCTATTATTGTTGACAAGTTTTTGTCCACACTCTAATCGATCGATTGCTTCAATTTTAACCAGACGTTATAGTGTGATCCGATGCAGGGGATTGTTCCTATCTGGCCGCCTTTGAGAATCTGCAAATGCCTTCGATTACAGAGAGTTTAAGATTTATTCAATAGCTTGCAGAACATGTGTGTTTTGAAATGAATTAAACTTAGTTACTTATTAGTTAGTCCCAGGCCTCCTTCACTCGCAAATGCTGCAGTCGCTCTTCGATGGTCACGTGGGGCTTCATCTTGCTGCGGGTCTGCTCATCCGTCCATTTGGCCACCAGCTTGTCGCGTTTCTGCAGCTCCTTGGCGTGTCCCGACGATTGCTCCTGTTACAGGGGAAGGctttatgtttttatgaatGACCAACAACAGCTAAATGTCTATGTATACCAGCGTGAGATATGGATGCCTCAGCAGAAACATGATGTGCTCCTGGCGCTCGTATTCGCGGGTCAGCGTGTCCATGGCACGTTTGCTCACCGGCTTGACGAGACGCCGCTTGCCGCGGAATATGTGGCCGGGCACGGTTTTCTTGAACAAATTGATTAAAGTCAGCTGCATTTTGTGCCTGCctaactattttttttttttttgttaatgcaCGTTCAATGTTATTGCACAAGTCGTTGCGGCAGCTGAGGGGTGTTATCGTTATCGCTGCGGCCATTTGTAGGCATATACATGTATCGATATATCGGAGCGCCCTGCTCTAGCAAATGAATCGATAGTTTTGCACTCAATTCCCAggcatattttgaaaaaaaaaaagttaacatACTAAAAAGatgatttgtattttgttgggCACAAATTTACAGACTGCAAAtcatataaaacaaatgcgCAGCTTAGGCACTATTTTCGGACAGGGGAAAGGGACTGGCATGCATCACATTGCCCTGATGCAATGCACCctcaacaaaatgcaaaatctcGAATCCCACCTCGAccataatcaaaataattatcaTCCATTCGAGCCGTATGTGATGGGCATCGTTCAAATTGTGGGACACCAGTTCGGCCAGCTCGACGCAATGGTTGATCTTCTCGTTCATCACCTTGGTGCGACGCGATATGCTAAAATAGGAGCACACCTGCAGATAGAGACCCTCCAGCTCCTCGCGATCCCAGTAAAAGTCCGGTGCATCCAGCAGATCCGAGGACAGATTAATGGAATGCCGCAGGGCAAACAGTTCGCCTGTTTTGCGCAGCATGGAGGCGCGCGAGATGCGCAATCGCCGACCCCGCTTCAGATCCTCCGTCAAGTACTCCATGGAGTCAATATAGCGATCCAGTGTCGCCTCCCAGATGCCCAGCTTGATCGACTGCGCAATCGCATTGGAGAATGTGTATTTGTACAGGAAATTATCGCTATCCGGCGTCAGATAGAACTTGCCGTTCTGAAAGAAGGCGCGCGATGACACATTCAAATCACTTGACTCCGCCACCAGATCGCCCTCGACATCGACGGCCGTCGATGCGATATACGTGTAGGGCATCACCTCGCTCTCGCCATGGACCAGGGTGCTCACGTACGATTCACGCTCAAAGCTGCGCAAGAAGTTGAGCACATTGTTCGTCTCGATGTCGTTGCAATTCCAAAAGACAACGGAGCCCTCGCGAAAGAAGAATATCTCGCGCGGCCGGGAACCGGTCTGATATTTGGCGGTGACAAAGAGCACATTCTGCTCCACGCCCAGATTGTCCGTGGAGAAGAAACGTTTCGTTTCGTATAGATTCTGTTGCTTGAGCGCCGCATGCAGCTCCTCCAGATTGTACTCATCGGCCGTTGTGTAGCCACGTGTATTGAGAAAACCCAAGGCGGACAGCTCATCGATAGCCAgacgcttcttgcgcaatgcACGCGTTCGTCCGGGCGAGAGTCCCGTCTCGAGCGGCTCGTCCACCTGCGGCAGGGTCTTGACACCGCCGGCCTTGATTGTTGTTCCCGTCGCCGTTCCAGCTGCTTCGGTTTTGTCCTTTGGCGCCGTTATGCTTCCGGCCAGGGATCTGCTGAACTTTGGCAGCCATCTCGTTTGCTTATGCCACCAGGCACGCTGCAGCTGTGTGTGcagtttgcatgtgtgtgttcggGGCAGGAGGCTTAGGTTGCGTACGAGTGCCGTTTGCACGGCAAAATGTGCCCTGTTCATAACGCTGGCAATTgctcttgttttcttttctcgTAATTTTCAAAAAGAACACTTCCAATTGCCATAACACTTGGCACGATATTTGTCCAACTATCGGATATCGACAGTGGAGCCGGCAGTTCAGCGAGCTGGTTCGCGAATgaactttggctttggctcatCGAGCCGCAATGATGTTAACAATTGAATGCGTTTtcgtgtgtatttgtgtgcgctTATTCTATTTGAATATATCGAGAATTTTGCATTGTTTCTAAAATGACTTTCACTTTAACTACTGCTCGGTATTAATAATCATTTTTAGGCATATTTTAAATCAGCTGTCAAATTCAACGTCACGTTCCGTTCAAACGGTTCAATGcggtatttaaaaaatatcaataattTAACGATATCAAAAAATCGaaaggcaaaacaaaataacaaaaataccGATTACACAAAATTGATCTATCGATaagtgcagcaacaacaaaccaaTACGTatggctgttgttgtctgtggCGGCAACGCATCAAATCAAGATGGAGAACGCTTTATTTTCCAACATCAAAAAGCTATACGACCACGGCCTATACGAATGCGTTATACCATCGGTAAGTTGAAGCGTGCTCAGCTCTGGCCAGCACAAATTTCACACACTCTGCTGGCAAGTCGCAGCAATAGGAAAAACTTCGCGCCGAGCTGGGGGCATGCAAATCCTTAattgaaacacacacacacgcacgcatacacccacgcactcacacacttgCAATTTGCAGGCCAGCCTGTTGTGCACACTGCTGCAAAATGATCGAAATGTGGCCACACTCGAAATGGAATACCAGGCAATGCTCTATCTAAGCAATGCCAATTATAAACAGCACAATTATCGCACCGCCTGCAATCAACTGGAGGCAGTTGTCCTGCAGCGCAAATCGATGCTGCGCTTTAAGAGCAGCTATCTGACGGCCATCGAGAGCTCCTATCCGCAGTTTCAGGATGCCGAGCTGCGCTACAAGATCGCCATCTGTTACCAGGAGCTGGGCGAATACAACATGGCCATGAGCACACTGCAGGCGGTTAAGACGCGAACACCGCGCCTGAACATGTTGCTGGCCCGGCTAATGCATCATCATGGTCGCGGCGTTAGCAAGAAGGAGATTGCGCTCGCCTTCAAGGATGTGCTGCGCGAGTGTCCCATGTCGCTGACATCCATCGAGGCGCTCATCGAGCTGGGCATCGATGGCAGCGAGGTGCATTCCATGGTCGTAAATGGTGCGTATTTCCCGAAAGATCTCTTACAACTGAACCAGCTCCGAgtgggtgggggggggggggggggggaataCTGAAAGGATATTTCCTCATTTTGGAGGGggaaaaaaaacactttttttcaaattcaccCAAAAGCTCCAggattttattgaattctaaacagaatttttctttttgtttaaaaaaccATTCGTGAATCCGTTTCGTGGTTCCAATAATGGTTCCTTATTAAACCCGAACCTTATTCTAATCTGAACCAGTTCCGGCAGTCGTAAGCGGaagagggagggggggggggggaatcccctaaaaaaaaaaagattggTTTGGTTTAAGATTTGGTTCAAATTGAATTACTTGGTACTCAGGGCTCGAACCGCCAAAGCTGCAAACCTGCTTGCAGTCTCCATGAAAATTTATAACCCTCTAGAACATGCTCGGAACGATATTGAACTATATTTACAAACAACGACAATTGTTGTTGGGTTCAGAGCGTGAACCGAACTATCGATACTTCTTTTGGGGTTCACGATTAACGATCCGAACCTAGGTCGAGGCAGAGAATCGGTTCAAAGCGTGAACCGAACTATCGATACTTTTGGGTTCCCGAACCGCAGCTTAAGGCAAAGAGTTGTTTCAAGGCGTGGACCGAACTATCGATACTTCTTTTGGGGTTCACGATTAACGATCCGAACCTAGGTCGAGGCAGAGAATTGGTTCAAAGCGTGAACCGAACTATCGATACTTGTTTTGGGGTTCACGGATTGCAGATTAAGAAACAGAATCGGTTCAAAGCGTGATCCGAACTATCGATACTTTTGGGTTCCCGAACCGCAGCTTAAGGCAAAGAGTTGTTTCAAAGCGTGAACCCAACTATCGATACTTCCTTTGGGGTTCACGATTAACGATCCGAGCtatcgatactttttgtgGATAGATCAGTATCACGAAACGAACCAAGAGGCAAGGCGCTGGCTCGAACCTTGAATCGAACCAGCGACTGGGGAAACAGCTGGTTCGAACTGTTAATTTCTGGTTAAAGTGAAATTTGAGTGCTTTGCCCTGAACTGGATACAAAACTCCATCCACAGCCGCCGCGCTGCCGAAGAACATCGAATGGCTGAGCAGCTGGATCAAGGGGCATGCCCAGATGTACGGCTGCAAGCATCGGGAGGCGGCGCAGACATTTCAACAGCTAAACGATACAACATCGTTCCGCCAGAACGAGCATCTGCTGACAAAGATTGGCCAGTGCATGTACTATTACGGCAATTTTGTGCGGGCGGAACAGTATCTGGCCATGGCCACAATGCTCAATCCGCACAATCTGGACGCCCTCTGCCCGCTGGCCGTGGTCTACGAGTTCAACAAGAAGAAGCTCGAGCAGGGCAAACTGATTGCGCCGCTCGAGATACGCACCACCGGGGAGTTCAGCTCATCGCATTGGTTCCTGCACGCCCAGCTCTCCTATATGAATTCCAAATACGATCGCTCCCTGATCTTTACGGAGCGTGCTCTGGCCATGGATGCGCGCAACATtgaggcgctgctgctgcgcggcCGTCTGTTCGGCGGCTTGGGTCGCCACAAGGATGCGATCGATGTGTTCCGCAGCGCCCGCTGCCTGGCCCCATACAGATTCGAGGTGTACAAGGGTCTGGTCGCGTGCTTTATACGCCTAAAATGGCTTAAGGAGGCGCAGACCATGTGCGCATTGGCCGTTCGATATTTCCGGACATCGCCGCGCAGCTATACCATGTTCGGCGGCACATTGTTCCATCTGGCCAATCCGACGGCCAAGAAGAGCGCACGCAAATTTGTCGAAAAGGCGCTGCAAATCGATGAGCACTATGCGCCCGGCATTGCACTGATGGCCAGCATCTATCAGGATGAGGGTGACACCCAGGAGGCAATTGTTTTACTGCGCAAACAGGTCGCCAGTCATCCGCATCCCAAGCTGTTTGCCATGCTGGCCGAGTTGCTCAGCGTCGACAAGGATCTGGATGCGGCACTTCATTATTACACGTTGGCGCTCAGGTgatttctctctccctctctctctctctctctcgctctcgctctcgctctcgctctaaCTGGATGCATATGGGCTACTTTTGCAGATTGGATCCAACATTTCAGCGCGCCTTGGATGGCATCAATTCGCTGACCAAGGCGGCCCGCACTGGCAAGCCCAGCGACAAGGCCAGCGAGTCGGCGAGCAGCTCCAGCGTCGCCGCCGGCGATGCCAGCAATGCGGCCAGCATGTCCAGGCCCTGTACGACGCCCAATCATGAATGGCTGCTGGACTGCGATGAGGCATCCACCGAGGCGCTGGAGCTGTCCTCGCCGGCTGGGCCGCCGGAGGATGTTGAATCGGATACGTTCTCGGAGCCCTTCTGGCAGGATGTTGACGGCGAGCTGACCAACTAATTTGGCCAAGTGAAGCTTCCGCTAGCCGCCAAGCCAACCCAGACCCCACCCCCCCCTCCCGCCACCCTTCACAACCAATTTATTATGTTGAATCTCTTGCGTTGCATTCCCAATTAGCCATATCTCATGTAAATTCCAAAcacatgttttttgtttttattttattttttttctttgtttttgtatttaagcGCCAAACCAAATTCTCATTATCatgaaatgtatttattgtttttgtttttaatttattttcactcAGCATAGATCTGAGCGGTCCATCCACCTAAATATCTCAAGACATACACGAAAGTCTGCCAGATTTCATAATTTAAGCtaaatatattgtatgtatgttttaaCTATGAAGTTCCAagtgttaaattaaatgcaaaactattctaaaacttattttattttttttttttactgtgcgtattttttgtcttattttttatgtgttttccCATTTGTTTGAACAACTGGGTGGGTTTTTCTTtgcgtgtatttgtgtttgttgtttttgagcACGGGCCGTTAGCTTATAGCTGTGTTTTGTCAGCTCTGTTATTAAGCCCCAGTGGCCTAATGGATAAGGCATCGGCCTCCTAAGCCGGGGATTGTGGGTTCGAGTCCCATCTGGGGTAA
This window of the Drosophila virilis strain 15010-1051.87 chromosome X, Dvir_AGI_RSII-ME, whole genome shotgun sequence genome carries:
- the APC7 gene encoding anaphase-promoting complex subunit 7, whose product is MENALFSNIKKLYDHGLYECVIPSASLLCTLLQNDRNVATLEMEYQAMLYLSNANYKQHNYRTACNQLEAVVLQRKSMLRFKSSYLTAIESSYPQFQDAELRYKIAICYQELGEYNMAMSTLQAVKTRTPRLNMLLARLMHHHGRGVSKKEIALAFKDVLRECPMSLTSIEALIELGIDGSEVHSMVVNAAALPKNIEWLSSWIKGHAQMYGCKHREAAQTFQQLNDTTSFRQNEHLLTKIGQCMYYYGNFVRAEQYLAMATMLNPHNLDALCPLAVVYEFNKKKLEQGKLIAPLEIRTTGEFSSSHWFLHAQLSYMNSKYDRSLIFTERALAMDARNIEALLLRGRLFGGLGRHKDAIDVFRSARCLAPYRFEVYKGLVACFIRLKWLKEAQTMCALAVRYFRTSPRSYTMFGGTLFHLANPTAKKSARKFVEKALQIDEHYAPGIALMASIYQDEGDTQEAIVLLRKQVASHPHPKLFAMLAELLSVDKDLDAALHYYTLALRLDPTFQRALDGINSLTKAARTGKPSDKASESASSSSVAAGDASNAASMSRPCTTPNHEWLLDCDEASTEALELSSPAGPPEDVESDTFSEPFWQDVDGELTN
- the LOC6633539 gene encoding required for meiotic nuclear division protein 1 homolog, which translates into the protein MNRAHFAVQTALVRNLSLLPRTHTCKLHTQLQRAWWHKQTRWLPKFSRSLAGSITAPKDKTEAAGTATGTTIKAGGVKTLPQVDEPLETGLSPGRTRALRKKRLAIDELSALGFLNTRGYTTADEYNLEELHAALKQQNLYETKRFFSTDNLGVEQNVLFVTAKYQTGSRPREIFFFREGSVVFWNCNDIETNNVLNFLRSFERESYVSTLVHGESEVMPYTYIASTAVDVEGDLVAESSDLNVSSRAFFQNGKFYLTPDSDNFLYKYTFSNAIAQSIKLGIWEATLDRYIDSMEYLTEDLKRGRRLRISRASMLRKTGELFALRHSINLSSDLLDAPDFYWDREELEGLYLQVCSYFSISRRTKVMNEKINHCVELAELVSHNLNDAHHIRLEWMIIILIMVEVGFEILHFVEGALHQGNVMHASPFPLSENSA
- the LOC6633538 gene encoding large ribosomal subunit protein mL63, with the protein product MQLTLINLFKKTVPGHIFRGKRRLVKPVSKRAMDTLTREYERQEHIMFLLRHPYLTLEQSSGHAKELQKRDKLVAKWTDEQTRSKMKPHVTIEERLQHLRVKEAWD